From the Vibrio vulnificus CMCP6 genome, one window contains:
- a CDS encoding copper resistance protein NlpE, whose amino-acid sequence MKKTMLALGGVVILLAGCQDDKQVQAPAATPSEETQAVVVVEPNQSADTDVVTTETFVDSAHNAKNALDWNGTYTGTLPCADCSGIDVTLTLNNDGSYVLEETYQGKQDGTFKSEGHFNWDESGSVVTLEGEGSLNQYFVGENVLMMLDINGQKITGDLADFYRLKKQ is encoded by the coding sequence ATGAAAAAGACAATGTTAGCGTTAGGTGGTGTGGTGATTCTTTTAGCGGGCTGCCAAGATGACAAGCAAGTACAAGCCCCTGCAGCCACGCCTAGCGAAGAGACACAAGCTGTTGTCGTGGTGGAGCCAAACCAATCTGCAGATACGGATGTTGTGACCACTGAAACGTTTGTCGATAGTGCGCACAATGCGAAAAATGCATTGGACTGGAATGGTACGTATACTGGTACTCTACCTTGCGCCGATTGCAGCGGTATCGATGTGACCTTAACATTGAACAACGATGGCAGTTACGTTTTAGAAGAAACTTATCAAGGCAAACAAGATGGTACGTTCAAGTCTGAAGGCCACTTTAACTGGGACGAGAGTGGCAGTGTGGTGACATTGGAAGGAGAGGGGTCACTGAACCAATACTTCGTTGGCGAAAATGTGCTGATGATGCTCGACATCAACGGTCAGAAGATCACGGGTGATTTGGCCGACTTCTACCGTCTTAAAAAGCAATAA
- the artP gene encoding arginine ABC transporter ATP-binding protein ArtP, with protein sequence MSIQVKSVNKSYGSNQILHNISFECAKGETLVLLGPSGAGKSSLLRVLNLLESADNGQLTIANQAFDFASSPSEADGLLLRRKVGMVFQQYNLWPHLTVIENLIEAPIRVLGVAKAEAIEQAREILATLQLADKADAWPLQLSGGQQQRVAIARALMMKPEVLLFDEPTAALDPEITNQVVKIISGLSDTGITQVVVTHEVDFAKKIASHVLYLEKGHIVEHGTKQAFSEPQTRAFAEYLKH encoded by the coding sequence ATGTCTATTCAAGTAAAAAGCGTTAATAAATCTTATGGTTCCAACCAAATTTTGCACAACATTAGCTTTGAGTGTGCGAAAGGCGAAACATTGGTTTTACTTGGCCCAAGCGGTGCGGGTAAGAGTTCTCTACTGCGTGTGTTGAACTTACTTGAATCCGCTGACAACGGCCAACTGACCATCGCGAATCAAGCCTTTGATTTTGCTTCTTCTCCAAGTGAAGCCGATGGCCTGCTGCTGCGTCGAAAAGTCGGCATGGTGTTTCAACAATACAACCTCTGGCCACATCTCACTGTGATTGAGAACCTGATTGAAGCGCCGATACGAGTACTGGGCGTCGCTAAAGCAGAGGCGATTGAGCAAGCAAGAGAAATTTTGGCGACCTTGCAGCTAGCGGATAAAGCGGATGCATGGCCGTTGCAACTTTCTGGTGGCCAACAGCAGCGTGTTGCTATCGCGAGAGCATTAATGATGAAACCGGAAGTGCTGCTTTTTGATGAGCCTACCGCCGCTTTGGATCCTGAAATCACGAATCAAGTCGTGAAGATCATTTCAGGCCTGAGTGATACTGGCATCACCCAAGTTGTCGTTACTCACGAAGTCGATTTCGCTAAGAAAATCGCTAGCCATGTCCTTTATCTCGAAAAAGGTCATATCGTTGAGCACGGCACCAAACAAGCTTTCAGCGAACCGCAAACCCGCGCGTTTGCCGAATATTTAAAACACTAA
- a CDS encoding arginine ABC transporter substrate-binding protein, with product MKKILLASLIGLVSANAAAQQEIKFAMEATYAPFEYMDENNQIQGFDVDLANALCQQLDASCSFHNQAFDSLIPALKFKRYDAAISAMDITDARLEQVAFSDAYYDNSAAFVSFAGKVADQAALKGKRVGVQNGSTHQSFLLEQMTGVTAVPYASYQDAFLDMKNGRIDSVFGDTAVVAEWFKKENNLAYVGEHVTNAQYFGNGFGIAVNKDNQALVDQLNAALKAVKANGEYQAIFNKYFGN from the coding sequence ATGAAAAAAATTTTACTGGCGTCCCTTATCGGCCTTGTTTCTGCCAATGCAGCAGCGCAACAAGAGATTAAATTTGCGATGGAAGCCACCTACGCACCATTCGAATACATGGATGAGAATAATCAAATCCAAGGTTTCGACGTCGATTTAGCGAACGCACTTTGTCAGCAACTGGACGCAAGCTGTTCCTTCCATAACCAAGCCTTCGACAGCTTGATTCCTGCTCTGAAATTCAAACGTTATGATGCAGCAATCTCAGCAATGGACATTACCGATGCACGTTTAGAACAAGTGGCTTTTAGCGATGCGTACTACGACAACTCAGCGGCTTTCGTGTCATTTGCAGGCAAGGTCGCCGACCAAGCAGCACTGAAAGGCAAACGTGTGGGCGTACAAAATGGCTCTACTCACCAAAGCTTTTTGCTAGAACAAATGACTGGCGTTACTGCCGTACCATACGCAAGCTATCAAGATGCGTTTCTTGATATGAAAAATGGCCGTATCGATTCCGTGTTTGGTGATACTGCTGTTGTGGCAGAATGGTTCAAGAAAGAAAACAATCTCGCTTATGTCGGCGAGCACGTCACCAACGCACAATACTTTGGTAATGGCTTTGGTATCGCGGTCAACAAAGACAACCAAGCCTTGGTCGACCAACTGAATGCCGCTCTAAAAGCGGTAAAAGCAAACGGCGAATACCAAGCAATCTTCAATAAGTACTTCGGTAACTAA
- a CDS encoding mechanosensitive ion channel family protein gives MQKLQLVIDFLLQHKLFFTALIILFIIMIRQLVLSRIRGEAAFITEKQRSWMSRTKNGAFAITSLILFVLWQSEINQFALSVTAIAVAIVVASKEIILCFTGSIQRASSRSFRVGDWIEVGKIAGEVIDHNMMATVIQEIDLHHGQYHYTGKTITLPNSMFFTYPVKNLNFMKRYVYHHFSIVVPDFVNLYPLLADLEIKIEEHCHYFLDVAKRYNTMIEKHAGVDLPGAEPHIHITSAAAGEQVVNFMIFCPTEKAVHLESLIRQDFMSLYEECYPRSIN, from the coding sequence TTGCAAAAGTTACAGCTCGTTATTGATTTCTTGCTTCAACATAAGCTTTTTTTCACCGCACTGATCATCCTGTTCATTATCATGATTAGGCAGTTAGTGCTGTCTCGTATCCGTGGGGAAGCGGCATTTATCACCGAGAAGCAGCGCAGTTGGATGTCTCGGACAAAAAACGGTGCCTTTGCCATCACCAGCTTAATTCTGTTTGTTTTGTGGCAATCGGAAATCAACCAGTTTGCGCTATCGGTGACCGCCATTGCCGTTGCGATTGTGGTGGCGTCGAAAGAAATTATTCTCTGTTTTACCGGTTCTATCCAGCGAGCCAGTTCTCGCTCTTTCCGAGTCGGCGACTGGATTGAAGTGGGAAAAATTGCCGGTGAAGTGATAGATCACAATATGATGGCGACCGTGATCCAAGAAATCGATTTGCATCACGGGCAATATCATTACACAGGGAAGACGATTACCTTGCCGAATAGCATGTTTTTTACTTATCCGGTAAAAAACCTCAATTTTATGAAGCGTTATGTGTACCATCATTTTTCAATTGTGGTGCCGGATTTTGTGAATCTTTATCCTTTGCTGGCTGATTTAGAAATTAAAATCGAAGAACACTGTCATTATTTTTTAGACGTTGCAAAACGTTATAATACGATGATCGAAAAACACGCTGGCGTTGATTTGCCAGGAGCAGAGCCTCATATTCATATCACGAGCGCAGCCGCAGGCGAGCAAGTGGTGAATTTTATGATTTTCTGTCCTACGGAAAAGGCTGTTCATCTTGAAAGCTTGATTCGTCAAGATTTTATGTCCCTCTATGAAGAATGTTATCCTCGTTCAATTAATTGA
- a CDS encoding DM13 domain-containing protein, with protein sequence MKYGLLIISHIAMLVCGIGLGIYLLPILIQPTSPSQQAVASVMLAPSYQGEFSRDRADSDFLHWGEGKLVIDAQSIAFLGELAPGPDYKLYLSPTFIETEADFLANKEQLVRVGDVKTFDRFILPIPSDVDVANYTTAIVWCETFSQFITSAKYR encoded by the coding sequence ATGAAATACGGACTTTTAATCATTTCTCACATCGCGATGTTGGTTTGTGGTATTGGGTTAGGGATTTATCTTCTGCCGATTTTGATTCAACCTACGAGCCCCTCTCAACAGGCGGTTGCAAGCGTCATGCTTGCCCCAAGTTATCAAGGGGAATTTAGCCGCGATCGTGCTGACAGCGATTTCTTACATTGGGGAGAAGGTAAGCTTGTGATTGATGCGCAAAGTATTGCTTTTTTGGGTGAACTCGCTCCAGGTCCCGACTATAAGCTTTATCTATCGCCAACGTTTATTGAGACAGAAGCTGACTTCTTAGCCAACAAAGAGCAGTTGGTCCGTGTTGGAGATGTCAAAACATTTGACCGCTTTATTCTGCCCATTCCAAGTGATGTTGACGTGGCAAACTACACAACGGCGATCGTTTGGTGTGAAACCTTCAGTCAGTTCATTACCTCAGCCAAATACCGTTAA
- the artQ gene encoding arginine ABC transporter permease ArtQ — MALTGYSLSLVQASWMTIQLALVSLAVGLVLAVVFAGGEMTRHRLVKWPTTALVTVLRGLPELLVVLFIYFGSTQVLFLLTGDFIEVSPFLSGVIALSLIFASYASQTIRGALKAVNKGQREAASALGMSKSRTFFRIVLPQAVRHALPGLTNQWLVLLKDTALVSLIGVTDLLKQAQLTSAATHEAFTWYATAAAIYLVITLVTQRAVKIIDAKFSAQGLSLDQGAKA; from the coding sequence ATGGCATTAACGGGTTACTCTCTTTCTCTCGTCCAAGCAAGCTGGATGACCATCCAGCTTGCGCTGGTCAGCTTAGCCGTCGGTTTAGTGTTAGCGGTTGTTTTCGCTGGTGGCGAGATGACTCGCCACCGATTAGTGAAATGGCCAACTACTGCGCTGGTGACGGTGCTACGCGGCTTGCCTGAGCTTTTGGTGGTGCTGTTCATCTACTTTGGCTCAACACAAGTTCTGTTTCTACTGACTGGCGATTTTATCGAGGTAAGCCCGTTTCTTTCTGGTGTGATTGCCCTTTCTTTGATTTTTGCTTCTTACGCTTCTCAGACCATTCGCGGCGCATTGAAAGCCGTTAATAAAGGCCAACGTGAAGCGGCCAGTGCTCTAGGCATGAGTAAAAGTCGTACTTTTTTTAGAATTGTGTTACCCCAAGCGGTGCGCCATGCGCTGCCAGGACTCACCAACCAATGGTTGGTGTTATTGAAAGACACGGCGTTGGTGTCATTAATCGGCGTGACGGATCTTCTCAAACAAGCGCAACTGACGTCGGCGGCCACTCATGAAGCGTTTACTTGGTATGCCACCGCTGCGGCCATTTACTTAGTCATCACGCTTGTAACCCAGCGCGCAGTAAAAATCATCGATGCCAAATTTTCCGCACAAGGATTGAGTCTTGATCAAGGAGCCAAAGCATGA
- a CDS encoding pyridoxamine 5'-phosphate oxidase family protein codes for MGKQYLELMPQHIDFIQQQKIFFVATAAETGSVNLSPKGGDSLRVIDHKTIVWQNLTGSGNESAAHTIKNPRMTLMWCAFEGAPVILRTYGNATVLHQTDPLWQKYLALFPASVATRQLFVLDINLVQSSCGMSVPLFEYQGDRDELAAWSEKQGKEGIEAYWRKKNQQSIDGFETEIIIRTGIEN; via the coding sequence ATGGGAAAACAGTATTTGGAGTTAATGCCACAACATATCGACTTTATTCAACAGCAAAAGATTTTCTTCGTCGCAACCGCCGCGGAAACAGGCAGCGTCAATCTCTCCCCAAAAGGAGGAGACTCGCTAAGAGTTATCGACCATAAAACCATTGTTTGGCAAAACTTAACGGGCAGTGGCAACGAGTCCGCGGCTCATACGATTAAAAATCCACGCATGACTCTCATGTGGTGTGCGTTTGAAGGCGCACCTGTGATTCTTCGCACTTACGGCAACGCCACCGTACTTCATCAAACTGACCCACTATGGCAAAAGTACCTTGCCCTTTTCCCAGCCAGCGTCGCTACGCGGCAACTGTTTGTGTTGGACATCAACCTAGTGCAATCCTCTTGTGGAATGTCGGTTCCATTGTTTGAGTATCAAGGTGATCGAGACGAACTGGCAGCATGGTCAGAGAAACAAGGCAAAGAAGGCATTGAGGCCTATTGGCGCAAGAAAAATCAGCAAAGTATTGATGGTTTTGAAACGGAAATAATCATTCGCACGGGTATCGAGAATTGA
- the artM gene encoding arginine ABC transporter permease ArtM, whose product MKEQHLWQLLEGLVTSLELTAVSLLVGCILSLLMTATLILRTPLLHWFSRGVITLFTGTPLLVQIFLIYYGPGQFDAIRDSFVWQWLSQPWFCAMLALALNTAAYSTQLFKGAFNAIPSGQWQACRALGMNKLVTLKVLLPYALRRAVPAYSNEVILVFKGTSLASTITIMDLMGYAQRINAQTYDTLTVFGVAGAFYLTINAIMTLIFRQVEKKALAFEAH is encoded by the coding sequence ATGAAAGAACAACATCTCTGGCAACTGTTAGAAGGCTTAGTCACCAGCCTTGAGCTGACAGCGGTTTCACTGTTGGTGGGCTGTATTTTATCGTTACTGATGACCGCGACGCTTATTCTACGCACGCCACTTTTACACTGGTTCAGTCGCGGTGTGATCACCTTGTTCACCGGCACGCCACTGCTCGTGCAGATTTTCCTGATCTATTACGGCCCAGGCCAGTTTGACGCCATTCGCGACAGCTTTGTTTGGCAATGGCTAAGCCAGCCTTGGTTTTGTGCCATGCTAGCACTGGCTCTAAACACGGCCGCATACAGCACCCAATTGTTCAAAGGCGCATTCAACGCGATTCCATCAGGGCAGTGGCAAGCTTGTCGCGCGCTTGGGATGAACAAATTAGTGACATTGAAGGTGTTGCTACCTTACGCACTGCGCCGCGCCGTACCGGCTTATTCCAACGAAGTCATTTTGGTGTTCAAAGGTACCTCGTTAGCGAGCACCATCACCATCATGGATCTGATGGGATACGCGCAACGCATTAATGCGCAAACTTACGATACCTTGACGGTATTTGGTGTGGCCGGTGCTTTTTATCTCACCATCAACGCCATCATGACGCTGATTTTCCGCCAGGTAGAGAAAAAAGCGCTCGCGTTTGAAGCACACTGA
- a CDS encoding EAL domain-containing protein, translated as MKKSPLISLLTTLSSNAYLNGLCNTFVMLLPISLISAFSILISNLLNITGYTQAAEHVLVASDIIWRLFPILLLVYYSLFLASLHKLSKVTVITPAMVIYFVICHNWGLLQVGTIVPSNYPLAIIIPTLVSLSIRFVSKRDWFVQSKLPSVVDQSINLVLSTFLLVLFYTSLGYALEWLVDFPHLSEWALPKLTLECLSHGVIYEVVRNLFWSVGINGHIVLAPYKAELYELTHNALQVSAQTGSELPILTSNFYDIYAGMGGAGNTLSLVICMILLTKHKAYRSLGIAVLVLSIFNINEPVIFGLPIMFNPILIIPFLLVPVVGLVTAYYATLFGLVPPVSEIISWMSPPLWSGYIATGGHLSATLLQAIIILAGILIYYPFFRRMDQIANADTTLFKSASDDFFDYEALDNGKTAGALFPEMMEKFSAQQRVAKLKLSGDFVLFYQPQFDTDKQQINSVEVLIRHQDHSGQITPPYFLNDFRLLGLTSELDLWVVRTALCEVSPLASNPCFKVSINISPETCLVADFASRIINMIEESALDFHQVELEITEELLIQDAKQTQRVLDKLRGKGVQIALDDFGSGYSSIGYLSKFDFDKVKIDRSLVLNLDNHKGRELFRLTTEIVKTTGAEIVVEGVETEIELNFVSQLGIHLVQGYYFYKPMPFSQLIALTFEQDCLRAS; from the coding sequence ATGAAAAAATCACCCTTAATTTCTCTTCTAACAACGTTATCCAGCAATGCTTATTTAAACGGGTTATGTAATACATTTGTCATGCTATTACCAATCTCGTTGATTTCTGCATTTAGTATCTTGATCAGTAACCTGCTCAATATCACTGGATACACTCAGGCCGCAGAGCACGTTTTGGTCGCGAGTGATATTATCTGGCGCCTTTTCCCGATTCTTTTGCTGGTTTACTACAGTTTATTTCTCGCTTCGTTGCACAAGCTGTCAAAAGTCACGGTGATCACGCCAGCCATGGTGATCTATTTTGTCATTTGTCATAACTGGGGTTTGTTGCAAGTAGGCACCATAGTGCCAAGCAATTATCCTCTGGCGATCATCATCCCAACCTTGGTGAGTTTGTCGATTCGTTTTGTCTCCAAGCGCGATTGGTTTGTTCAATCCAAGCTTCCGAGCGTTGTCGACCAGTCAATTAACCTCGTGCTCTCGACATTCTTGTTGGTGTTGTTCTACACCTCATTAGGTTACGCCTTAGAGTGGTTAGTTGATTTCCCCCATCTCTCAGAGTGGGCATTGCCGAAGTTGACACTCGAATGCCTTTCGCACGGTGTGATTTATGAGGTAGTCAGAAACCTCTTTTGGAGTGTTGGCATTAATGGCCATATCGTGCTCGCACCTTATAAAGCGGAGTTGTATGAGTTGACTCACAATGCTTTGCAGGTGAGTGCGCAAACCGGGAGTGAACTCCCCATCCTGACAAGTAACTTCTATGACATTTATGCAGGAATGGGGGGCGCAGGTAATACCTTGAGCTTAGTGATCTGCATGATTTTACTCACCAAGCACAAAGCGTATCGTTCTCTAGGGATCGCGGTATTGGTATTAAGCATTTTCAATATCAATGAGCCGGTGATCTTCGGTTTGCCAATTATGTTTAACCCCATTTTGATCATCCCTTTCTTGTTGGTGCCGGTTGTAGGGTTAGTGACCGCATACTACGCCACGTTATTTGGGCTAGTACCACCAGTGTCAGAGATCATCAGCTGGATGAGTCCCCCATTATGGAGTGGTTATATCGCAACCGGAGGGCATCTTTCTGCCACTCTATTGCAAGCCATTATTATCTTGGCGGGTATTCTGATTTATTACCCCTTCTTTCGTCGTATGGACCAAATAGCCAACGCTGATACCACGTTGTTTAAATCCGCTTCGGACGATTTTTTTGACTATGAAGCGTTGGACAACGGCAAAACGGCGGGGGCATTGTTTCCTGAAATGATGGAAAAATTTTCCGCACAGCAGCGCGTCGCGAAGTTGAAACTGAGTGGTGACTTTGTGCTCTTTTACCAGCCGCAGTTTGATACGGATAAGCAGCAGATCAACTCCGTTGAAGTGTTGATCCGTCATCAAGACCATTCAGGGCAGATCACACCGCCTTACTTCCTCAATGATTTTCGCTTGTTAGGACTCACATCTGAGCTGGATTTATGGGTCGTGAGGACCGCTTTATGTGAAGTGTCACCTTTAGCGAGCAATCCGTGTTTCAAAGTGTCGATTAACATCTCACCAGAAACTTGTTTAGTTGCGGATTTCGCCAGTCGTATAATTAACATGATCGAAGAGAGTGCTCTGGATTTTCATCAAGTGGAACTGGAGATCACCGAAGAGCTGCTGATTCAGGATGCCAAACAAACACAACGTGTGTTGGACAAACTCAGAGGGAAAGGGGTACAAATCGCACTCGATGATTTTGGATCTGGCTACTCATCCATAGGATACCTCTCTAAGTTCGATTTCGACAAAGTGAAAATCGACCGTTCGTTGGTGCTCAATCTGGATAACCATAAGGGCAGAGAGCTCTTTCGTTTGACCACTGAGATCGTGAAAACCACTGGAGCAGAAATTGTGGTGGAAGGGGTGGAAACCGAAATTGAGCTGAACTTTGTCTCCCAACTGGGGATACACCTTGTCCAAGGGTACTATTTTTACAAACCGATGCCATTTAGTCAGTTGATTGCATTGACGTTTGAGCAAGATTGTTTACGCGCTTCGTAA